A region from the Candidatus Poribacteria bacterium genome encodes:
- a CDS encoding glycosyltransferase, translated as MKSKNVLVSIVMPYLNEQETLGPCIKKAQYTLETIGIQDEAVVADNRSTDDSTKIAKRLGTYVRYQPLPGPVLLLHRDTTSSWETLTILMISQTLRGSLHPLRDGYDLVIGNRFSGKMQSDAMPWANRYIGNLTLSGLPRFLFRIHIADSHCGMRSFTAEAYTRMAWQTINMESASEMVVKAVQENLKICEIPIDYAPCGGIKTQPNTGCLETHPLPIQISTHA; from the coding sequence ATGAAAAGTAAGAACGTTCTCGTCTCAATCGTGATGCCATATCTCAACGAACAAGAAACTCTCGGTCCCTGTATCAAGAAGGCACAATACACCTTGGAGACAATTGGAATTCAGGATGAGGCAGTTGTTGCAGATAACAGATCAACTGACGATTCTACTAAGATAGCAAAACGCCTCGGGACATATGTCAGGTATCAACCACTACCCGGGCCGGTTCTGCTGCTTCACAGGGACACTACATCATCATGGGAGACTTTGACGATACTTATGATTTCACAGACCTTGAGAGGTTCATTACATCCACTTCGTGATGGATATGATCTGGTAATAGGAAACCGGTTCAGTGGTAAAATGCAATCCGATGCAATGCCTTGGGCAAACCGATACATTGGAAACCTGACCCTATCAGGACTCCCACGTTTCCTCTTCAGAATACATATCGCCGATTCGCATTGCGGTATGCGCTCCTTCACGGCAGAAGCATACACGCGCATGGCGTGGCAAACAATAAACATGGAATCCGCGTCTGAAATGGTAGTCAAGGCTGTACAGGAAAATCTAAAAATCTGCGAGATCCCTATTGACTATGCACCGTGCGGGGGAATCAAAACTCAACCCAATACAGGATGCTTGGAGACACATCCGCTTCCTATTCAAATATCGACTCACGCGTAA
- a CDS encoding sugar phosphate isomerase/epimerase, translating to MKVGIRDGMLPVSFEESFQKAKDIGFDGVEICMGANYREHALWQDGGIDKVNSLAEAAGIEVSSLSPGGFTAYSFMHPTDSTRSEGIAKLQYLAETCPQLGANVILVPFFGGGQIQDDHINAPRFLDGLKAAAETAEKHGVFLAIESTLSAEQHQQIIDNVGSSAVGVYYDMGNATGFGYDSPSEIRSLGSAITQMHIKDTGGNHAGEGDVDFPAVFDAAHAVEYDSWFVLETPGKDDPVASAAKNLDFVRNSF from the coding sequence ATGAAGGTAGGCATTCGGGACGGGATGTTACCCGTTTCCTTTGAAGAATCGTTTCAGAAGGCAAAAGATATTGGGTTTGATGGTGTTGAGATTTGTATGGGAGCCAATTACCGCGAACATGCGCTTTGGCAGGATGGCGGGATCGATAAGGTGAACAGTTTGGCAGAAGCTGCTGGTATTGAGGTGTCTTCGCTGTCACCGGGGGGCTTCACTGCGTATTCGTTCATGCATCCGACCGATAGCACACGGAGTGAAGGCATTGCGAAGTTGCAATATTTGGCAGAGACATGTCCACAACTCGGCGCGAATGTGATTCTGGTGCCGTTTTTCGGTGGTGGACAGATCCAAGATGATCACATCAACGCGCCACGGTTTCTTGACGGGTTGAAAGCCGCTGCTGAAACCGCTGAAAAACATGGGGTTTTCCTTGCTATTGAATCGACTTTAAGCGCGGAACAACACCAACAAATTATTGATAACGTCGGTTCGTCTGCTGTCGGTGTCTATTACGATATGGGGAACGCGACCGGATTCGGCTATGATTCGCCGTCCGAGATTCGGAGTTTGGGCAGCGCAATCACACAGATGCACATCAAAGACACTGGTGGTAATCATGCGGGTGAAGGCGATGTCGATTTTCCAGCAGTCTTTGACGCTGCGCATGCCGTTGAATATGACAGTTGGTTCGTACTGGAAACACCCGGTAAGGATGATCCTGTTGCGTCTGCGGCAAAAAATCTCGATTTCGTGAGGAACAGTTTTTGA
- a CDS encoding DUF6178 family protein has translation MNSPKTIAPHSESKKLLSLPTREAEQLFQSYEKQQQLEILSATRNPRSREKLYYLVPDCTELIQESPTEEVLQVLDTMLGTGLASVLLPCLSNEQFEELLDIAVWREGKLDEESLDLWLFELSECERGDLGRFLRELDIRLLAVLLHGRVALKDDHTGMLLEAGYLDPGSPAIDYADERARAICNAMWEADDEIFVAFIQELFLIDTEGNIKDELAAVFDAVQSDRAQRVEARDKEAGIDVTESDLIEKVDLASLTFDDDEDEDDEDE, from the coding sequence ATGAACAGTCCAAAAACGATAGCCCCCCACTCCGAAAGTAAAAAGCTTCTGTCCCTACCGACACGCGAAGCGGAGCAACTCTTTCAAAGTTACGAGAAGCAACAGCAATTGGAAATTCTGAGTGCGACTCGCAACCCGAGATCCAGAGAGAAACTCTATTATCTCGTGCCTGATTGTACGGAACTTATCCAAGAAAGTCCGACCGAGGAAGTCCTCCAAGTTTTGGACACGATGCTCGGCACAGGACTCGCTTCAGTCCTATTGCCGTGTCTTTCAAATGAGCAATTTGAGGAATTACTGGACATCGCTGTTTGGCGAGAAGGTAAACTCGATGAAGAGTCATTGGACCTCTGGCTTTTTGAACTTTCTGAATGTGAGCGGGGCGACCTCGGACGATTTCTCAGAGAACTCGATATCCGCCTATTGGCGGTGCTTCTCCATGGGCGTGTCGCACTCAAGGATGACCACACCGGGATGCTTCTTGAAGCTGGATATTTGGATCCGGGTTCACCAGCGATTGATTACGCAGATGAGCGTGCTCGGGCGATTTGTAATGCCATGTGGGAAGCGGACGATGAGATTTTTGTAGCGTTCATTCAGGAACTCTTCTTGATTGATACAGAGGGCAATATTAAGGATGAACTCGCCGCCGTTTTCGATGCAGTACAATCCGACAGAGCTCAACGCGTCGAAGCGCGTGATAAAGAAGCCGGCATTGATGTTACTGAGTCTGACCTCATAGAAAAAGTCGACTTAGCGTCGCTTACATTTGATGACGACGAGGACGAAGATGACGAAGACGAATAA
- the msrA gene encoding peptide-methionine (S)-S-oxide reductase MsrA, which produces MKLETATFGAGCFWCVEAVFLQLEGVHEVVSGYTGGTTVNPTYQAVCMGMTGHAEVIQLEFDPDLISYQELLEVFWHTHDATTLNRQGGDVGTQYRSAIYYHTEAQKQTAEQSKAEIDASDMWDDPIVTEITPADVFYPAEDYHQNYFQLNPNQPYCQFVIHPKMRKFTKDFKDKLKND; this is translated from the coding sequence ATGAAATTAGAGACAGCGACATTTGGTGCAGGTTGTTTTTGGTGTGTTGAGGCAGTCTTTCTGCAATTGGAAGGCGTTCACGAGGTCGTCTCCGGGTACACCGGTGGCACGACTGTTAATCCGACATATCAAGCAGTATGTATGGGAATGACGGGGCACGCTGAAGTGATTCAACTTGAGTTTGATCCGGACCTTATTTCATACCAAGAACTGTTGGAAGTTTTCTGGCACACGCATGATGCGACGACCTTAAATCGACAGGGTGGTGATGTCGGCACCCAATACCGTTCTGCGATTTACTATCACACGGAAGCACAAAAACAGACCGCGGAACAATCTAAAGCCGAGATCGATGCATCCGATATGTGGGATGACCCGATTGTGACAGAAATTACGCCAGCTGATGTCTTCTATCCTGCCGAAGATTACCACCAAAACTATTTTCAACTGAATCCAAATCAGCCGTACTGTCAATTTGTAATTCATCCAAAAATGCGAAAATTCACAAAAGATTTTAAGGATAAACTTAAAAATGATTAA
- a CDS encoding HEAT repeat domain-containing protein, with the protein MKCFFFLLILLCLIACQSQEQQAKTLVDQLGDTEAARRTKASKALVKMGPEAIDALIHGLSDENPQIREMSAWTLSEIKTPADRIVPALISVLTDPDENIRVVGSVALQNLGEPAVPYLIDALTAESADIRLNAAYALGEIGTPLDTILPALINALTDPVWNVRRLVVRALATIGTPTVEPLIEALNSPEPELRRMAERALNDIGTPRARRAIADAKKSLSDR; encoded by the coding sequence ATGAAGTGCTTTTTTTTCCTCCTCATACTCTTGTGTCTGATAGCATGTCAGTCGCAGGAACAACAGGCAAAAACGCTTGTCGATCAACTCGGTGACACAGAAGCAGCACGTCGCACCAAAGCCTCCAAAGCCTTAGTCAAAATGGGACCGGAGGCGATCGACGCACTCATCCACGGGCTATCCGATGAAAATCCGCAGATTCGTGAGATGTCTGCCTGGACACTCAGCGAAATCAAAACCCCCGCTGATCGTATTGTCCCTGCGCTTATTTCTGTGCTCACAGATCCCGACGAAAATATCCGCGTTGTCGGCTCTGTTGCCCTGCAAAATTTGGGTGAACCTGCCGTGCCGTATCTCATCGATGCCTTAACAGCAGAATCAGCGGATATTCGGTTGAATGCCGCTTATGCCTTAGGCGAAATCGGCACACCGCTTGATACGATTTTGCCTGCCCTCATTAACGCACTCACGGATCCAGTGTGGAACGTCCGCCGTCTTGTCGTGCGTGCTCTGGCGACAATAGGTACCCCCACAGTTGAACCGCTAATTGAAGCACTCAATTCGCCCGAACCCGAACTTCGTCGCATGGCGGAACGTGCCTTGAACGATATTGGCACCCCACGCGCACGCAGAGCAATCGCGGATGCAAAGAAATCGTTGTCTGATCGCTAA
- a CDS encoding formylglycine-generating enzyme family protein produces MKHSCLIVGLFLTVCSDFAIAEVNDAAQQVLATIEWVSIPEGIFLMGSTPEKAKAAYEDAKLRSSMLEQHTFDAELPQHQVYLSTYEISRYEITNAQYRAFVEATNRPTPRGHNGEKTWEDETLNGDTQPVVGVTWFDAQAFAEWIGGSLPTEAQWERAARGTAARTYPWGNTPPKARQHANFARRYNRPMPVGQFPKGESPNGIADLAGNVWEWCLDEYNLTAYQRNNGEVSRNPINLRFRDVLRARVIRGGAWDVGSAFLRSGLRFKFYPLDSTYTIGFRVVRPRPEIKK; encoded by the coding sequence ATGAAACACTCATGCCTTATAGTAGGGCTTTTTCTTACTGTCTGTAGCGATTTCGCTATTGCCGAAGTGAATGACGCAGCCCAACAAGTCCTTGCCACTATAGAATGGGTCTCTATCCCAGAAGGCATCTTTCTGATGGGTTCAACCCCTGAAAAGGCGAAAGCCGCTTATGAGGATGCTAAACTCCGCAGCTCCATGCTGGAACAGCATACCTTTGATGCCGAACTGCCCCAGCATCAGGTCTACCTGAGCACTTACGAGATCTCTCGGTATGAGATCACCAACGCACAGTATCGCGCCTTCGTCGAGGCGACAAATCGTCCTACACCGCGCGGACACAACGGCGAGAAGACGTGGGAAGATGAAACGCTCAACGGCGATACCCAACCTGTTGTCGGTGTGACGTGGTTTGACGCGCAGGCGTTCGCGGAGTGGATCGGCGGAAGCTTACCGACTGAAGCCCAGTGGGAGCGTGCAGCACGCGGCACAGCAGCACGAACGTACCCGTGGGGAAACACACCGCCGAAAGCGCGTCAGCACGCCAACTTCGCACGCCGCTATAATCGTCCGATGCCGGTAGGACAGTTCCCGAAAGGTGAATCCCCGAACGGCATCGCAGACCTTGCCGGAAATGTGTGGGAGTGGTGCCTTGATGAATACAACCTGACAGCATACCAGCGAAACAACGGAGAGGTGTCCCGAAATCCGATCAACCTCCGCTTCCGAGACGTGCTTCGTGCAAGAGTTATCCGTGGCGGTGCATGGGATGTCGGTAGTGCCTTCCTCCGTTCAGGCTTACGGTTCAAATTCTACCCGTTGGACTCGACGTATACAATCGGGTTTCGGGTCGTCCGTCCACGCCCAGAGATAAAAAAGTAG
- a CDS encoding CRTAC1 family protein has translation MFQLKHYLSCLLTLFLSIFPLLGSAQPYFRDVTDAMKLDFRHINGFSAERRLVETMGSGGALFDFDNDDDLDLYLVQGNSLSVSTEPPPKNRLYRNDGGIFVDITESANVGDTGYGLGAVAADYDGDGNRDLYITNLGKNVLYRNNGDGTFTNVTEQAQVGCPLLSASAAFADIDRDGDLDLYVCNYVEYALETDIPCYYKNTLRIYCGPNEYHGIADVLYRNNGDGTFTDITKSAGVYEPTTRGLGVVFTDVNNNGWVDIYVANDMSPNTLFMNQGDGTFREEGVLRGVAFNGDGIANGSMGIDAGDYDNDGDIDLWVSNFSLEANCLMQNDGSGYFEDVTFDTNLADPSFYSLGFGTRFIDFDNDGWLDLLVGNGHIWDNVEQIDAKMSYAQPVQLFRNRGGTPQSHTGFTEITAEAGLDKTHYVVRGMLFGDIDRDGDVDVVLCQSNRPTVILSNEVGNANAWLTVKLVGTDGNTDAIGAQVQLEAGGMTFLREVICGASYLSGNDLRICFGLGDATRVDNLQIRWHNGSTQKLEELPIRQSITFSQH, from the coding sequence ATGTTCCAACTCAAACATTATCTGTCCTGCTTGCTAACCCTTTTCCTTTCCATATTTCCGCTACTCGGCAGTGCTCAACCTTATTTCCGCGATGTAACCGATGCCATGAAACTTGACTTTCGGCATATCAACGGATTTTCTGCGGAACGCCGACTCGTTGAGACGATGGGCAGCGGCGGCGCGCTTTTCGACTTTGATAACGATGATGACCTGGATCTCTATCTCGTTCAAGGCAATTCACTCTCCGTATCCACAGAACCGCCACCCAAAAATCGGCTCTATCGCAACGATGGGGGTATTTTTGTCGACATCACCGAATCTGCGAACGTCGGCGATACCGGCTACGGACTCGGTGCCGTCGCAGCGGATTACGATGGGGACGGTAACCGCGACCTGTACATAACAAACTTAGGAAAAAATGTGCTCTATCGCAACAACGGTGATGGCACCTTTACAAATGTAACCGAGCAAGCACAAGTCGGTTGCCCGCTGCTGAGTGCAAGTGCAGCGTTCGCTGACATTGACAGGGACGGCGACTTAGATCTCTATGTGTGTAACTACGTTGAGTATGCCCTGGAGACCGACATCCCCTGTTATTATAAAAACACCCTACGTATCTACTGCGGTCCCAACGAGTATCACGGCATCGCCGATGTGCTCTACCGCAACAACGGCGACGGCACATTCACAGATATTACGAAATCCGCTGGTGTCTATGAACCAACCACACGTGGACTTGGAGTCGTCTTCACCGACGTAAACAACAACGGTTGGGTGGACATCTATGTCGCAAACGATATGTCTCCGAATACGCTTTTTATGAATCAAGGCGACGGGACCTTTCGAGAGGAAGGTGTCCTTCGCGGTGTTGCCTTCAATGGCGACGGTATAGCGAACGGTTCAATGGGCATAGACGCAGGAGACTATGACAACGACGGAGACATTGATCTCTGGGTGTCGAATTTCTCGTTGGAAGCGAACTGTCTCATGCAGAACGATGGCAGCGGCTACTTTGAAGATGTAACGTTTGACACAAACCTCGCTGATCCGTCTTTCTATTCACTCGGTTTCGGCACCCGTTTCATCGATTTCGATAACGACGGTTGGTTAGATCTGCTCGTTGGGAATGGACACATCTGGGATAACGTGGAGCAGATTGACGCGAAAATGAGTTACGCACAACCTGTCCAACTCTTTCGCAATCGGGGCGGCACGCCACAGAGCCATACCGGCTTCACCGAGATTACCGCTGAAGCGGGATTGGATAAAACGCATTATGTAGTACGCGGGATGCTCTTCGGGGATATAGATAGAGATGGGGATGTAGATGTCGTCCTTTGCCAATCGAACCGTCCAACAGTAATTCTTAGCAACGAGGTTGGCAATGCGAATGCGTGGCTAACGGTGAAGTTGGTGGGTACAGATGGCAACACGGATGCGATCGGTGCACAGGTTCAGTTGGAGGCAGGCGGCATGACGTTCTTACGGGAAGTCATCTGTGGCGCAAGCTACCTGTCAGGTAATGACCTTCGTATCTGTTTCGGGTTGGGTGATGCCACACGCGTAGATAACCTCCAGATTCGTTGGCACAACGGGAGCACTCAAAAATTAGAGGAATTACCGATTCGACAATCTATAACATTTTCACAGCATTGA
- a CDS encoding mandelate racemase/muconate lactonizing enzyme family protein: MPKSTDIRILDVHYDFEEHQYRTPLKFGGVPTDHCVLFNVRMQVETRDGKVAEGKGSMPLGNVWAFPPRYAPFDQSLAAMKKLAELAVAATQDCELCAHPLELSEVLEPEFLRIADALSDTMHLASPMPKLCTVVTTSPIDAAIHDAFGKANGINSYDGLGEDFIKADLSHFLNEQFAGKYLDQYTARQPKPNMPLYHLIGALDPLTDADITERLNDGLPETLPEWIVADGLTHLKIKLNGDDLAWDAARVLAIDNVTAETQAKRGVDTWHYSADFNETCQDVEYLLAFLNQIQEAEPAAFQRLAYIEQPTDRNLKAHPENKMHKAAEIKPVVIDESLTDFETFLLAREQGYSGVALKACKGQSQALLMGAAAAEYDMFLAVQDLTCPGASFLHSAGLAARIPGVTAIEGNARQFCPSANDGWRDEFPSIFNITNGTVGTQVLTAPGLGH, from the coding sequence ATGCCAAAATCTACGGATATCCGCATCCTTGACGTTCATTACGACTTTGAAGAACACCAATACCGGACCCCGCTCAAGTTCGGTGGTGTGCCGACAGATCACTGCGTCCTCTTTAACGTCCGTATGCAAGTCGAGACCCGCGACGGAAAAGTGGCAGAAGGTAAAGGTTCCATGCCACTCGGTAACGTCTGGGCATTCCCACCACGCTACGCGCCTTTCGACCAGAGTCTCGCAGCGATGAAAAAACTCGCCGAATTGGCGGTAGCGGCTACACAAGATTGCGAATTGTGCGCGCATCCGCTTGAACTCTCCGAAGTGCTTGAACCCGAATTTTTACGGATTGCCGATGCGTTGTCCGACACCATGCACCTCGCGTCGCCGATGCCGAAACTTTGCACTGTCGTTACAACGAGTCCGATTGATGCTGCGATTCACGACGCATTCGGAAAAGCAAACGGCATCAACAGTTACGACGGATTGGGTGAAGACTTTATTAAGGCAGATCTGTCGCATTTTTTGAATGAACAGTTCGCCGGAAAATATCTGGACCAATATACGGCGCGCCAACCGAAACCTAACATGCCCCTCTATCATCTTATCGGTGCATTGGATCCACTCACCGACGCGGATATCACAGAACGTCTCAATGACGGTCTACCGGAAACGCTCCCCGAATGGATTGTCGCTGATGGGCTGACGCATCTGAAAATTAAACTCAACGGCGATGATTTAGCATGGGACGCTGCACGCGTCCTCGCGATTGATAACGTCACCGCGGAAACACAGGCGAAACGCGGTGTTGATACTTGGCACTACTCCGCTGATTTCAACGAAACCTGTCAGGACGTTGAATATCTATTGGCATTCCTTAACCAGATTCAGGAAGCGGAACCTGCTGCCTTCCAACGCCTCGCCTATATCGAGCAACCGACGGATCGGAATCTAAAAGCGCATCCCGAAAACAAGATGCACAAAGCCGCTGAGATAAAACCCGTGGTGATCGACGAATCGTTGACAGACTTCGAGACCTTTCTACTGGCACGCGAACAAGGGTATTCGGGTGTTGCGCTCAAAGCGTGTAAAGGGCAGTCCCAGGCGTTGTTGATGGGTGCTGCCGCCGCGGAATACGATATGTTCCTTGCTGTGCAGGATTTGACGTGTCCGGGAGCATCGTTTTTACACTCCGCTGGACTCGCCGCTCGCATTCCCGGTGTAACGGCTATCGAGGGCAACGCTCGTCAATTCTGTCCAAGTGCGAATGACGGTTGGCGAGACGAATTCCCGTCAATTTTCAACATCACCAATGGTACTGTTGGAACACAAGTTCTCACCGCGCCGGGACTCGGTCATTAG
- a CDS encoding efflux RND transporter periplasmic adaptor subunit, producing MINRHILKPRTAAGSRESAVGKENFKSRKLKTIFGVLICFFSVGITIAQETSPIAVPVITARRGTIVSTTQYAGHLEPQAEVSVFANVSGKIVSLNATVGQSVAKGDVIAEINSSEVTLAVIRAESTLSSAQSQLTLKEANAQAGIESQLAVAEEKLMTAQAQLVETRSLAEIRVRNQLIQAESGHKAAKETIEKSKTNAEQALERAKVERDDAKADYDRNKSLHEKQLISDSNFESVEKRLKLAEIRLEEAQGTAAKFVEGSTHPSIEKAKAELAVAQKLVEIRSWEREIALAESKVTQAQADRDSAQKLVDAKSWEQEIAIARSAVGQAEEQLKVAREQMDETTIKSPIDGVISARHLSVGDHARPASVPASQPVFKVIGVNVLKAVWSMPVGDARRIHSGELALISTNAGIRNIVGTIDFISPTVNRENNTVLVHANVPNSMGTLSHNGGLRPGGAITVSIKTGERKNVQLVPLHSVLHIQNGSGTIFKVEENVARREQVSVGAVYGGEIEVTSRLLNGTLIIVGEQHRLQDGTPVSIVRD from the coding sequence ATGATTAATAGACACATTTTGAAACCAAGAACAGCCGCTGGCTCCCGGGAGTCAGCAGTCGGCAAAGAGAACTTTAAAAGCCGAAAGCTGAAAACTATTTTTGGTGTGCTTATCTGTTTTTTCAGTGTTGGCATCACGATTGCCCAAGAGACATCACCAATCGCCGTACCGGTTATAACAGCGAGACGCGGGACGATTGTTTCCACAACGCAGTACGCCGGACATTTAGAACCGCAGGCAGAGGTCAGTGTATTTGCCAATGTTTCGGGGAAGATTGTTAGTCTGAATGCGACTGTTGGACAAAGTGTGGCGAAAGGCGATGTCATCGCGGAAATCAATTCAAGTGAAGTCACACTTGCGGTGATACGGGCAGAATCAACATTGAGCAGTGCACAATCCCAACTCACACTGAAGGAAGCGAACGCCCAAGCAGGTATCGAATCTCAGTTGGCAGTTGCAGAGGAGAAGTTGATGACAGCACAGGCGCAACTTGTCGAGACGAGATCACTCGCTGAAATACGCGTCCGTAATCAACTGATACAGGCGGAATCGGGGCACAAAGCAGCCAAAGAGACAATTGAAAAATCGAAAACAAATGCTGAACAAGCACTGGAACGCGCAAAAGTGGAGCGGGATGACGCGAAAGCGGATTACGATCGAAACAAATCGCTTCACGAAAAACAACTCATCAGTGATAGCAACTTTGAATCGGTAGAAAAGCGGTTGAAATTGGCAGAAATCCGTTTAGAAGAGGCTCAGGGCACAGCAGCAAAGTTTGTGGAAGGCTCAACACATCCTTCCATAGAGAAAGCGAAAGCAGAACTCGCTGTTGCTCAGAAACTTGTGGAGATCCGCAGTTGGGAGCGCGAGATCGCTCTGGCAGAATCAAAGGTCACGCAGGCACAAGCGGACCGAGACTCGGCGCAGAAACTGGTGGACGCAAAATCATGGGAACAAGAGATTGCGATTGCGAGGTCGGCGGTAGGTCAAGCCGAAGAACAACTCAAAGTTGCGCGGGAACAGATGGATGAGACAACTATTAAGTCACCGATTGATGGCGTTATCTCAGCGCGACACTTGAGCGTGGGAGACCATGCCCGACCCGCTTCGGTACCTGCATCGCAACCGGTATTTAAGGTCATCGGCGTTAATGTCCTCAAAGCGGTTTGGAGTATGCCTGTTGGGGATGCCCGTCGCATTCATAGCGGCGAACTCGCCCTGATTTCCACGAACGCCGGCATTCGGAACATCGTCGGCACGATTGATTTTATCAGTCCGACAGTTAACCGTGAAAATAACACAGTGCTTGTCCACGCCAATGTGCCAAATTCTATGGGAACACTTTCCCACAACGGCGGTCTGAGACCCGGCGGTGCGATCACGGTTTCTATTAAAACAGGTGAACGAAAAAACGTCCAATTGGTCCCTTTGCATTCGGTTTTACACATTCAGAACGGCAGCGGGACTATTTTTAAGGTTGAAGAGAATGTAGCACGCCGAGAACAGGTGAGCGTTGGTGCTGTTTACGGCGGTGAGATAGAGGTTACCTCAAGACTTTTGAACGGCACACTAATAATTGTTGGTGAACAACACCGATTACAGGACGGAACACCGGTGTCCATTGTGCGGGATTAG
- a CDS encoding DUF6178 family protein, producing the protein MTKTNKFSLVSEATLDGRLFLAQALAHGDTLGGIPREEADTLYQNIAAIAHKLITMKTRDLSDESGLRTQIQTAFTLTSLGLEYGSKGDLDKAVRLLRKTRVVKFFQIGNTLGEKLLDRARHLLEDGVILPPSRDEERALGTTYTDLETEGIQIYTQAELEFLKALLTYRTTIRTLQVTIRDIDTPRALLHLSEIDMIDRQLACIENRCHYVRALPLDNLFMLDPPLSIFPNPIEHLTLGLIVNLVLYRQADFQLDPDTREDFHKLAYEDGEIRASLREQLLDWIAQYLEQTNQPEPVKAYAVSYWDDCLRMEGRQASPEAS; encoded by the coding sequence ATGACGAAGACGAATAAGTTTTCTCTTGTGTCGGAGGCGACGCTTGACGGGAGGCTCTTCCTCGCACAAGCGTTGGCGCACGGAGATACGCTTGGTGGCATCCCTCGTGAGGAGGCGGATACGCTTTATCAGAACATTGCCGCCATTGCCCACAAACTCATTACAATGAAGACGAGAGACCTCTCGGATGAATCGGGGCTCCGGACGCAGATTCAGACTGCTTTCACCCTCACCAGTCTTGGGTTGGAATACGGGAGCAAAGGCGATCTCGACAAAGCGGTTCGACTTCTTCGTAAAACCCGGGTCGTCAAATTCTTTCAAATCGGCAATACATTGGGAGAAAAATTATTGGATAGAGCGCGCCATCTTTTAGAAGACGGTGTGATTCTGCCTCCGAGCAGAGATGAGGAACGCGCCCTCGGCACCACCTACACAGACCTTGAAACAGAAGGCATTCAGATCTATACGCAAGCGGAACTTGAATTTTTAAAGGCGTTGCTGACCTACAGAACCACTATCCGGACGCTTCAGGTAACAATCAGAGATATAGATACCCCAAGAGCACTGCTCCACTTGTCTGAAATTGATATGATCGATCGACAGTTGGCATGTATCGAGAATCGTTGCCATTACGTAAGAGCCTTGCCATTAGATAATCTATTCATGCTGGATCCGCCGCTCAGCATCTTTCCCAATCCCATTGAACACCTCACACTCGGCTTGATAGTCAATCTTGTGCTCTATCGCCAAGCTGATTTTCAGTTAGACCCCGACACACGGGAGGATTTTCATAAGTTGGCTTATGAGGACGGTGAGATTCGAGCATCGCTCCGAGAGCAGTTGCTCGACTGGATCGCGCAGTATCTTGAACAGACGAATCAACCTGAGCCTGTGAAGGCGTATGCTGTCTCTTATTGGGATGATTGTCTCCGAATGGAGGGACGACAGGCTTCACCTGAAGCGTCTTAG
- a CDS encoding sigma-70 family RNA polymerase sigma factor has protein sequence MFDTDEKQLITRTQHGDTEAFTPLVTTYQSRLYTHILGRIKDTETAKDLTQETWIKAFHAINTFRADASFYSWLYRIAENVCIDYYRKQKVAHTIEPIHDIDECRITDTHPCPSQDIARQELRQQLQKAVKHLTPTRKRVFLLYYIHEMPIKTIATRMKRSEGTIKTHLRNARLQLRERLTPYLKNQHIPWLA, from the coding sequence TTGTTTGATACCGATGAAAAACAACTTATCACGCGCACCCAACACGGCGACACCGAAGCGTTTACCCCACTTGTCACTACATACCAGTCCCGCCTCTATACGCACATTTTGGGACGCATCAAAGATACCGAAACCGCAAAGGACTTGACACAAGAGACCTGGATAAAAGCGTTCCATGCCATCAACACCTTCCGTGCAGACGCTTCATTTTACAGCTGGCTCTACCGCATCGCTGAAAATGTCTGTATTGACTACTACCGAAAACAGAAAGTAGCACACACCATTGAACCCATTCACGACATCGACGAGTGCCGCATCACAGACACACACCCCTGCCCAAGCCAAGACATCGCGCGTCAGGAACTCCGACAGCAACTTCAGAAGGCGGTCAAGCACCTGACCCCGACACGCAAACGCGTCTTTCTCCTATACTATATTCATGAAATGCCTATCAAAACCATCGCAACCCGTATGAAACGTTCCGAAGGCACCATCAAAACACACCTCCGCAATGCACGCCTTCAACTCCGAGAACGCCTCACGCCTTACCTGAAAAATCAACACATTCCATGGCTCGCATGA